From Saimiri boliviensis isolate mSaiBol1 chromosome 20, mSaiBol1.pri, whole genome shotgun sequence:
TGATCCTACAGCAAAGTATTGCTGGATTAGTCTCCCTTTCCAACCTCATTTTTCCTGCCTGATTAGATTCCTTTGCCTTCCTTAgatttaaaatctaaaaagttGACACCTAAGTCTAAAAGTTGTGATTTTCTTGATCTCTGTTTCCAGATAAGATGGAATAACAGGGATTGGATTTGTCCTCCCACCAGAAACAACCAATAAATTGAACAAAATACGTGGAACAATGTCTCTCCAGATACCGGAAACAAAAGACAGCGATCTCTGAAAGAcgggaaaaaaagaagtgagcCTTACTGTCACCCAGCTTACAGCCTCAAGAGATGTTCCAAGCCGTGGTGCAGGGAAGGGGAACACAGGTGGAGTCTGGCAGACTCCCTGAGTTGAGTGAACAGAACTAGTAGTCCAGGGACATCAAGACAGCCAGAGGTCACAGACCAGAGTATTACGAAGGAGAGACCTttagagagagataaagaaagagagaaaggactCTAGAGATCTTCAGGGAGTCCCGTCTGAGTGTTCAGAAGAGGACTAACCGGTATATGAGTGTGCAGAAGTGTAAGTGTGGAAATTATAAAGAATAGTATGCCAGTGCCTGGCACTGACGCAGGGCCATGAACAGTGTTTGCCACCATCAGTCAGATACACTGAAAAAGAGTCTTGCTTCGGccacacaaaataaataaccCCAGATTAAATGCTGCTCTGGTTTGACCTAGCAAATCTTAAGAGCAAGACCTGAGTCCTTTTGTGGTTCATAGCAGGATGCTTGGGTTTTCGTGCTCTAGCGTGAGATACGCTGCCTTAAACTGTGTTATGGTGTCAGCACATCACTCATCTGATGtgagggaaaaaaagggaaaaaaggaacaaaagaaaaaagaggaaataaaagaagaaaagaaaaaaagaaaaataaaaaaagcaagaacTGAAGGATCACACTGTTTCCAAATAACTTAAATATGTTCTAGAGCAAAGctcaaaaatatctgaaagaatataaaaaaggCTAGCACCAACTAGATAAAATTTACTATGTATGATATCCAAAAacattagcaggcatgaaaagaATTAGACAAATATGACACATAAGGAAGAGGAAAATCAATTGAATGGACACAGAGGTTAGAATTAGCAAAGAATGACATTAAAATAGTTACCGTATTTCATATATTCAGAAAGTTAAGTAGATACACAGGAAATGTAAAAAAGACACAACATGAATTTTGagagaagaaaactacaaaatgtgagataaaaaatacacagaatgagATTTGACAACACATTAGACCTTGCAGAAGAAAAATCTTAGTTGACTCAAAGATATAACAATAGAAAGTatccaaaatgaaatacaaagggaaaagagtaaagaaaagagCACCTGTATCAGTGATTTGGAGGCCAGCTGTAAGCAGTCCATACATTTAAAGAAcccaaagaagagaagaaaaggggaaagattaaaaaaaatttagggcaggtgtggtggcttatgcctgtaatcccagcaatttgggaggccgaggtgggcagatcacttaaggtcaggagttcaacaccatcttggccaacatgctgaaaccccatctttactaaaaatacaaaaattagctgggcatgatggcaggcacctgtagtcccagctagtcaggagactggggcaggagaatcacttgagcccgggaggctgaagttgtagtgagcagagatcatgccattgcactctagcctgggtgacagagtgagactctgtcaaaaaaaaagaaaaaaaaattgagtaataATGGCCACAGTTTTCCAAATTTGACAAAAACTATAAGCCTTCAGACTGGAGAAACTCAACAAATCCCGAATGCGCTAAAGATTTGAAGAAAACTACTCTGAGGTTGATCTTGATCAAATTACTCAAAACCagtgatacagaaaaaaaaaaatcttaatagccagaggaaagaaagacatgTTATGTAGAGAGGGACAAATAGAAGGGTGATAGCCGATATTTTGttagaaacaatataaataaaatgatagatCAACATCTGAaaccattaaaatgaaaattctatcTAGAATTCTATATCTAGCCAAAATGTCTTTCAAGAATGAAAGCAAAATGGATACTTTTTAGAGATataaaagctgaagaaaatcAACCACCAGCAGCCCTGCactttaagaaatgttaaaggtaGTCCTTCTAGCAGAAAGATGATCCCAGATGGAAATACGGATCTACGTAAAAAAGGAAGAACATCAGAAATGGTACCTGGCaaacatacagtatttatttcttattacttAAAGTTCTTTAAAAGATAACTGACCATTTAAGAAGACATAGAAGAATACTACTGTAATGTTCTTAACTATACATAGAATGATATAAATCAATTGAATGTaggctttgaaaaatattatatttgtatattataaaatatatgtgtatatttgtgtgtgcgtatatatatatacatatatatatatacacaaagagaGATGACATAAACTCTAAAGCAaccatgaaaataacaaaaaaatagaaaattagctaataaaaaagataaaatggaacTATAACAACTACTCAGCTAAGCCTATAAAAGtcagaaaagagggaaaaaagggaggaaagagcAGTTGCAACAATAGAAAACACATTATGCCTGTTACACTACattaccttttatattttaaagtgttgATGTTTGAACTGTATAACTATAGGAGAGGAAAATATAACACGGGATTAGGAATTTCAGAGAAGTTACATTTATTGTCTGAAACAAACATTCTAGTTACTTAGCCAAGGTCAGccaaactttttctcttttcactaaCATCATAAGCAATCATTTTGTGTATAAAGTCAGctttaggccaggtgcgatggctcacacctgtaatctcagcactttgggaggccaaggtgggtggatcaaaaggtcaagagatggagatcatcctggtcaacatggtgaaaccctgtctctactaaaaaaaatacaaaaattagctgggtgtggtggtgcacacctgtagttccagctactctggaggctgaggcaggagaattgcttgaaccagggagccagaggttgaagtgagctgacatcatgccgctgcattccaacctggggacagaatgagactctgtctcaaaaaaaaaaaaaaaaaaaaaaaaaagacagctttaACAATCTTAAAGACTCTTAATTACATCATTTGTTATACTTGAcaattcaattgttttatttattcttttatgagATGAAGCTCCCCTTTGATAGTGTGCCTTCTGTATTCACTGACTTTTATATACtccaaataaaaatgtgttgaaaaGCATCATTTTGACCTCCCCCTCTTCACATTGCATAAATCACACACAGCAGAGCTTAAATGACATGCTAATTTGGGAAACAAAGGTGCTTTTGTGTTCAGGTTTACATTCTCAACATGATCTAAACctgattgcatttatttttgtgttcttgATGTTTGCGGGAGATTTTTATAGAACAAAGTGGAAGGCTTTGTTTCACCTTAGCTTCAactaagaaaataggaaaaactcCAAACATGAAGCAAAACTGTAAGTTCCTTTGAAAATCACACTCCGTGCAAAGTGAAACACGGAGATTTAAGCTACATTTTACTCTTTCGTGTTTCCTCAGCAATGATGTTCAAAAGCCAGTGACCTACGTCTGTTAGGAAGGGATCTCAGGCATCGAGTTATAGAATGATAAACTGGTCCAACACGCTGGTTTTCCTGGTGATCTGAAACAAAATCACCCCTTGGTTATTCTCAGGTTCTCTCCTGCTCTACCTGTTTAGCAGTTTTTGCTTTGCTGGCTGGGTTTCTGTGCCTTTTTTGGTATGTTATGATGTCTAGTCTGTTTTCTGctactgtaacagaataccaccgACTGGGTAAACTATAAACAACGtaagtttatttggctcagagttcctggaggctgggaagtcccagatTTTGGGGTGACATCATAACTTGGCAGAAGAAGTAAGTAAacaagaggcagggagggaatgGAGGCTGAATTTATCCTTTCATCAGGAGCTTGAGCCAGCGGTAACTAACCCACTCCAGAGATAATGAGATAACGGCATTAGTCCATTCAGGAGGGCAGAAACCtttggcctaatcacctcttaaaggtcccaacTTAATCCTGTCACAatagcaattaaatttcaatgtgAGTTTTGGCAGAGACATTCGAACCATAGCATATGGGTAGGGAGGAGATTTAATGTTTGACATTGAAAATGACAGTAATTCGCTTGTAGTCAAGAAATAGCTCTCAACTACTACCAAAGTGATATATGTTGATTTGATCACCTGGTGTTGTCAGATAAATGGGttgagagaaaaagataaaggtCAGTATGGGCTAGGTTGAAAGAATTTAGCGAGAGTTCTTTTGAGCAGCTGGCAGGCTTGAGAGAAATGAGAATATGAAGTATGTTATGAATGTTCCTTTGAACAAagttttgttcaaaatatttaaatgtcatgTCAATATCTTTCCATTGTTAAACTGCAGTTTTCTTGAGTGTGATGCCATCTGAAGCCCAGgggttttgttttaattacaaGAGTGGTGGCATTGTTGTTGGCTCTGGGAAGACATGGGAATTGggagcacatttttttttttttttgagatggagtttcatttctGTTGCCTAAgacggagtgcagtggttcaatctctgctcactgcaacctctgcctcctgggtccaagtgattctcctgcctcaatctcccgagtagctgagattacaggtgtgtgccaccacgcccagctaattttttgtatttttggtagagacagagtttcaccatgttggccaggctggtctcgaattcctgaccttgtgatccctggcctcccaaagtgctgggattacaggcgtgagccaccttgcccagctgggGGTATTTGTGAAAGGTAGTCATTAGACAGAAAATTTCCTGCTCAAACTGGTCTTATCCTCACCTCCAGCGTCTGCTACCTCGATCTTTGATGTTCTTTTGATGTTACTGCCTCCAGTGCTGGAGAAGCACTTTCTCTCACCATATGGAATATACCTCCAGAGTCCTGCCTCCCCTAGTTCAATCCCACTGGCTCTTTATCCTGCAGATCAGGATCCCACCCTTTCCTGCTTTCCAAGGTTAATGCTGAATTTCCCCTACCTATTTTATTTCTGGGTAGTTTCAGTGGAAAATTGCAGGTGCCAGGGTAGAATGTCAGGAGTTAGGTGCTCAGGCTTAAGTGACAGCCTTGAACCAGAAACATATCCTTTAATTCGTGTTTAttagtaaaagagaaagaaagaaaatgaaacaaggtCAAGAAGCTTGGAGAATGACTGCCCTGGGGAAAGTGTTACATTAGGCGTGACTTAGGGCTCCTCAGAAATGCAGTTCTTGGGGAATGTGTATGTCTCGGACCCCTAGTCTGTTGGACCCTGTGTGTGACGGTGAGGCTATGGGTGGGAGAGAGCTGTGAGCACAGGCACAGGAGGGTCTGTGCCAGCAATATGGTCCTTTCATCTAAAGCCAAGGTGCAAAtccccggcatggtggctcacgccggtaatcccagcactttgggaggccaaggcaggtggatcacctgaggtcaggagtttgagaccagcctgggcaacatggggaaaatacaaaaattctctactgaaaatacaaaaattagctgggcatggtggtgggcacttgtaatcccagctacttgggagggtgaggcatgagaagcacttgaacccaggaggtggaggttgcagtaagccgagatggtgccattgcactccagcctgggtgacagacagagcgagactctgtctctaaataaataaataaccaaggtGCAGTTTGTACTGGCGAATTAGATGGAATTATTACTTTGGTTCAGGGTGTTTTACAGAGAAAATTCTTGCTTCTGACGTGGTGCATGGCTCTCTTGGAGACTGGactattgttttttttaatgaataccaGGGGTTCCTACCCATGGAGGGCTGACTGGGCCGTAGGTTTGTTGCCAAGCCCTCTGCAAACACCGTTTCAGTTAATACTTTCGACAATCCTGTTATGTCATCACCGTTTCACAGAGGAAGAACCCGAGCTCAGAGAGGAGAGGTGCACATGCCGCCGACAGTGCCATGGCAGGACCAGGAAGTCAGGCAGTGTGTCTTGGGGGCTCCACGCTTATTCTCCTCCCACCTTTCGGAAGGTACAGGAAGGCACCACATGTCGCCATTTATGCACAGTTAGTGCAAAGTCTCACTTGTGAGCTTGGCTGGGGCAACCGGGAGAGGCTGGGGGCTCCTTTTCCACCAGGCCCCGCTGCCTCTATCTGATTCTTCCTTGTATTTTAACGCTGTGGGTAATTTTCCAGTTTGTGGGCTCCTGTACCATATGTGGTGAGTTAAAAGAACAGGCAGGCAGCAGCGCGACTCCTGCGTTAGTTGCGTGATTTCGAGCAGGCCCCACCACCTTTCTATGCCTCATTGCCCCCCGGGGGAAGCGGGAAGAGCCGGCCTGGGGGGGAGAATCGTTTTAAGGGGGGAACAATGTAAGGCGTGCTCCGGGAACGCGGCTGCTGCTGGGTCAGTGCCCGCTCTGCCGTTCTCGTTGAGAGTAAGGCTTGCGTCCTGCCTGCTCTATCGCCCCAGGTTCGGAACGCAGTGGGCGCACAGGAGGAAACGCTGGTTCACGAATGCCAGGCCAGCAAAGTCCAATTTTTCACCCTTGTCCGTTTTTCGGGGTATTTCAAGCGGAGGAGTCCTGAGTGAAGAAGATTCCGCTTCCCAGTTCTCAGATTCTGTCAGTCAAGGACCGGGAAAAGCGAGTCCGGGCGCGGGTCCCCGGCGGTGGCTGGAACCCTTCTGACCTGCGAGGACGCAGCTGGCGCGCGGGAAGCCACAGTCGCCGACAGAGGGCGCCCCGGGCTCACGGAGAGCGCGGCGCTCGGGCTGGGCGCCCGGGGGGCGCGGGGCACCGGCTGCAGTCCGGCGTTGACCGCAGCCGGGACGCGCCCGCCACCCCGGCGGAGAAGGAGTGAGTGCCCTCGGGACGCAGCGGTGCCCCGCGAGCGGTGAGTACAGGAGCCGGTGGGCACCTCTCACCCTAGTTAGGGGGCACTTGGAGACGGCGCAGGTCGGACGTCGGCCGGCTGTTCTAGGAGTTGGTGTGCCGAGAGTGGGAGGGCTCCCCTCGCTTAGGGCTTTGGGTCGGGCTAGGGGTTGACCCCAAGAGGCGCTGGATGCCGGGGCCGAGCTTTGCTTTCGGGAGACTCCAGCTTACTTGAGCTGACAACGGATATGTCTCGCGGGCACGGGGCTGCGGAGACTGGCGGGTAACCACGGGGGGCAAGCACTCACCGGGGCGTCCTCCGCCCACCGCGCCCTCAGAACCATCCAGGGGGACCACGTGCGGCTGTCGCCCGCGACTCTGCCTGTCAAGCGGGGACCGCCCCCAGGGCCGGGGAGGGGACGCGCGGGCGGAGTGGGCTGTGCCCCGCGGGAACCCCGCCAGCCGATGCGCCCGCTGGTGCCAGCTCGGCTCGCTGCCTCGCATTGCCACAGGCTGCTGAGAAGTCGCGGGCAGTGCCTGCGGGCAGGCGCAGGGCCCTGCCCTGTAGGGCTGGAGGCCGCCCGAGGGGCGCCCAGGCTCAGGGCTCCCGAAAAGAAGCCAAGAAAAGAAGGTGCCCAGGTGACCAGTCCTGGGAGTGCTCTCTCCCAAGGAAGCTCCGAGCGCCCAGAAGCCCTTAGCCTGGGTCCAGTGCCCTTGGAAGAATCTCTAGCTGTTCTAGGCAGTGGGACGGCGCCGCCTCTCTGGGGGCCTGGCCTGGGGTCCTCTTCCCCAAACCCACCCTGGCGATTTTTGCGCACCAGCAGCCGAACCCCTGCTGTTTGTAGCTGGTTGGGCTCAGGCGCGCCTCCTCAACGCTTCGGAGCCGCTGCGCCAGGCGAAGTCCAGATTCCAAGCTGCAGGGGCTTTGACAGAGACGACACCAAGGCAAGGTAGGTGGACCCTGACGGGCTTGCTCTGGGGATTATTAGGTTGGGCTTGACGTGAGTAAAGATGCGATCTGCTCAAGTCTTGGAGAAAGACCGTGcgtttttcctttgctttttaaggCGTTTGGAGAGCTGCTGAGGAGCCAGGGGCTTGGAGGAGCGAGAAGACATGTATTTTCAGCTGTGTCTCAGAAGGGGAGAATTTCCTGTCACCACCAGAGAAGCAACAGTACCGAAATGTGATTGCAACTGACTAGCAGAGCTGAGGCCCAGGAGTCACTGGATTGATGATTTAagaatatgctaaaaaaaaaaaaaaaaccaccccagTGCTTTCTTTGGGGAGTTTTCGGGGTGGCAGGTGCCCAAGACAGTTGACCTACAGCAAGGGAGTCAGAAGGCAGATGTAGAAATCAAGAGTTACCGTCCACGGGATTGACTTGGATTGCCACTCAAAGCGGCCCTCTGATGGAATGTTGGTGAGGTCCTCTGCCCGGGAAGCAATCGGGGTGTGCAAGGGACTGCCTGGTGGGGAGGACCCCTGGAAGTCTGACTGAGCCCTATTCCCTGTTTAGGAACTCAAGGGGTGGCAGAGCCCCTGATGTGCTTTCTCGCAGGAAGATGAGGACCCTGAACACCTCCACCATGGATGGGACTGGGCTGGTGGTGGAGAGGGACTTCTCTGTTCGAATCCTCACAGCCTGTTTCCTGTCGCTGCTCATCCTGTCCACGCTCCTGGGGAACACGCTGGTCTGTGCTGCCGTGATCAGGTTCCGACACCTGCGGTCCAAGGTGACCAACTTCTTTGTCATCTCCTTGGCTGTGTCAGATCTCTTGGTGGCTGTCTTGGTCATGCCCTGGAAAGCAGTGGCTGAGATTGCTGGCTTCTGGCCCTTCGGGTCCTTCTGTAACATCTGGGTGGCCTTTGACATCATGTGCTCCACCGCGTCCATCCTCAATCTCTGTGTGATCAGCGTGGACAGGTATTGGGCTATCTCCAGCCCTTTCCGGTATGAGAGAAAGATGACCCCCAAGGCAGCCTTCATCCTGATCAGTGTGGCATGGACCTTGTCTGTACTCATCTCCTTCATCCCAGTGCAGCTCAGCTGGCACAAGGCAAAACCCACAAGCCCCTCTGATGGGAATGCCACTTCCCTGGGTGAGACCATAGACAACTGTGATTCCAGCCTGAGCAGGACATATGCCATCTCATCCTCTGTAATAAGCTTTTACATCCCCGTGGCCATCATGATTGTCACCTACACCAGGATCTACAGGATTGCCCAGAAACAAATACGGCGCATTGCGGCCTTGGAGAGGGCAGCAGTCCATGCCAAGAATTGCCAGACTACCACAGGTAATGGAAAGCCTGTCGAATGTTCTCAACCAGAAAGTTCTTTTAAGATGTCCTTCAAAAGAGAAACTAAAGTCCTGAAGACTCTGTCGGTGATCatgggtgtgtttgtgtgctgTTGGCTACCTTTCTTCATCTTGAACTGCATTTTGCCCTTCTGTGGGTCTGGGGAGACGCAGCCCTTCTGCATTGATTCCATCACCTTTGATGTGTTTGTGTGGTTTGGGTGGGCTAATTCATCCCTGAACCCCATCATTTATGCCTTTAATGCTGATTTTCGGAAGGCATTTTCAACCCTCTTAGGATGCTACAGACTTTGCCCTGCGACGAGTAATGCCGTAGAGACGGTGAGTATCAATAACAATGGGGCCGCGATGTTTTCCAGCCATCACGAGCCACGAGGCTCCATCTCCAAGGAGTGCAATCTGGTTTACCTGATCCCACATGCTGTGGGCTCCTCTGAGGACCTGAAAAAGGAGGAGGCAGCTGGAATAGCCAGACCCTTGGAGAAGCTGTCCCCAGCCCTATCGGTCATACTGGACTATGACACTGATGTATCTCTGGAGAAGATCCAACCCATTACACAAAATGGACAGCACCCAACCTGAAGTCCGGGATGAACCCTGCCACACATGCTCATCCCAAAAGCTAGAGGAGATTTCTCTGGGGCTTGCTGTTAAGAAACTAAGGTACGGTGAGACTCTGGAGTGTCAGGAGAGCCCTCTGCTGCTCTCCAACACACAACTaactatattttcaaatacattccagtgtttttttctgtgttgttcATAGTCAATCAAACGGGGACACTATGAACATGGGGAGCCACAAGGGACATATATTTGGcttcaaaatagtttttagaaatttattcttatCTTAGGACTTGCAAAATAGGGCAAAGAATCAACAGTGAACAGCTTCACTTAAAAATCAAATCTTTCCAGGAAGGAAATTAGATAGGTTGAGTTTGCTGTGTACAAACAGGTGCTAACACTGTTCCGAGCAAAGGTTTCAGATTGTAAAGGTAGGTGCATGCcttcataaattatttctaaaacattaatTGAGGCTTACAGTAGGAATGagaatttttctttccagaattgAGAGATGTTTTGTTGATattggttctatttatttattgtattatatggatattttaaatttattatatagtaaatctatatttatcatatttaataGGATAAATTAATGAGTTTTATCCAAGACCTTACAACCACATTTCTGGCCATTGAACTAGCACTTTATAAGCCaatgaaacaaacacacagactCGGTGAGATTCTAAATGTTCATATATAACTTCTAGAAACACAGCAAAAACTTCTTAGATAAAGGAATAAAGTTGAAATGATTCCTTAAAGTTCATGGACACAAATAAACGCAAGGTGAGAATTGACAAATGCTatga
This genomic window contains:
- the DRD1 gene encoding D(1A) dopamine receptor; translation: MECWNSRGGRAPDVLSRRKMRTLNTSTMDGTGLVVERDFSVRILTACFLSLLILSTLLGNTLVCAAVIRFRHLRSKVTNFFVISLAVSDLLVAVLVMPWKAVAEIAGFWPFGSFCNIWVAFDIMCSTASILNLCVISVDRYWAISSPFRYERKMTPKAAFILISVAWTLSVLISFIPVQLSWHKAKPTSPSDGNATSLGETIDNCDSSLSRTYAISSSVISFYIPVAIMIVTYTRIYRIAQKQIRRIAALERAAVHAKNCQTTTGNGKPVECSQPESSFKMSFKRETKVLKTLSVIMGVFVCCWLPFFILNCILPFCGSGETQPFCIDSITFDVFVWFGWANSSLNPIIYAFNADFRKAFSTLLGCYRLCPATSNAVETVSINNNGAAMFSSHHEPRGSISKECNLVYLIPHAVGSSEDLKKEEAAGIARPLEKLSPALSVILDYDTDVSLEKIQPITQNGQHPT